Proteins encoded together in one Thermococcus gammatolerans EJ3 window:
- a CDS encoding nicotinamide-nucleotide adenylyltransferase, whose translation MKRGLFVGRFQPVHNGHMKALEFVFSQVDEVIIGIGSAQASHTLKNPFTTSERMEMLIRALDEAEFPKKRYYLIPLPDINFNAIWATYVVSMVPRFDVVFTGNSLVAQLFREKGYEVIVQPMFRKDILSATEIRKRMVEGKPWEELVPRSVAEFIREIKGCERIRMLATNLEKNEKELQAPIRIPEF comes from the coding sequence ATGAAGCGCGGTCTATTCGTCGGCCGTTTCCAGCCCGTCCACAACGGGCACATGAAAGCTTTGGAGTTCGTCTTCTCGCAAGTTGACGAGGTCATCATCGGAATCGGGAGCGCACAGGCAAGCCACACCCTCAAGAACCCCTTCACGACGAGCGAGAGGATGGAGATGCTGATAAGGGCCCTTGATGAAGCTGAGTTCCCCAAGAAGCGCTACTACTTGATTCCGCTCCCGGACATCAACTTCAACGCCATCTGGGCGACCTATGTGGTCAGCATGGTGCCGAGGTTTGACGTCGTCTTCACAGGGAACTCTCTGGTTGCCCAGCTCTTCCGCGAGAAAGGCTACGAAGTGATAGTCCAGCCGATGTTCAGGAAGGACATCCTCTCGGCGACCGAGATAAGGAAGCGCATGGTCGAGGGCAAGCCATGGGAGGAGCTCGTACCGAGGAGCGTCGCCGAGTTCATACGGGAAATCAAGGGTTGCGAGAGGATTCGTATGCTCGCGACCAATCTCGAGAAGAACGAGAAGGAGTTGCAGGCGCCGATAAGGATTCCGGAGTTTTAA
- a CDS encoding SAM hydrolase/SAM-dependent halogenase family protein — MITLTTDFGLSSPYVGEMKVAMLRVNPDAKLVDVTHAVTRHSILEGSFVMEQVVKYSPPGTVHVGVIDPGVGTERKAVVIEGDQWLVVPDNGLATLPLKHINPRRAWGIDFGRIKRFTGWRISSTFHGRDVFGPAGALIEKGVSPEEFAEEIPLDSLVKLDIEPRKEGDLWVLKVIYIDDFGNVILNLEDYGKPEAVELLDFGLKIPYRETYGQVEPGELLALPGSHDYLEIAVNQGSASERLDLGVGDVVRVKLIGGD; from the coding sequence ATGATAACTCTAACAACGGACTTCGGGCTCAGCTCCCCATACGTCGGCGAGATGAAGGTCGCGATGCTCCGGGTTAATCCCGACGCAAAGCTCGTTGATGTTACCCACGCGGTGACGAGGCACTCGATACTCGAGGGCTCCTTCGTCATGGAGCAGGTGGTTAAGTACTCGCCTCCCGGAACGGTTCACGTTGGAGTCATTGATCCGGGCGTCGGGACCGAGAGGAAGGCGGTTGTAATCGAGGGCGACCAGTGGCTGGTCGTTCCCGACAACGGATTGGCTACCCTCCCGCTCAAGCACATAAACCCGAGACGCGCCTGGGGGATAGACTTTGGGAGGATTAAGCGCTTTACCGGGTGGAGGATAAGCTCGACCTTTCACGGGAGAGATGTTTTCGGACCGGCCGGCGCGCTCATAGAGAAGGGAGTTTCTCCAGAGGAGTTCGCGGAAGAGATTCCCCTCGATTCGCTGGTCAAGCTCGACATTGAGCCGAGGAAGGAAGGCGACCTCTGGGTTCTGAAGGTAATCTACATTGATGACTTCGGCAACGTCATCCTCAACCTCGAGGACTACGGGAAGCCGGAGGCGGTTGAGCTACTCGACTTTGGACTTAAGATTCCCTACAGAGAGACCTACGGCCAAGTGGAGCCCGGAGAACTGCTTGCACTCCCGGGAAGCCACGACTACCTTGAGATTGCCGTCAACCAGGGAAGCGCGAGCGAGAGGCTCGACTTGGGTGTTGGGGATGTTGTTAGGGTGAAGCTGATTGGAGGTGATTGA
- a CDS encoding tRNA (cytidine(56)-2'-O)-methyltransferase, translating into MIVVLRLGHRPERDKRITTHVALTARAFGADKIIISADEDEHVRESVEDVVRRWGGPFEIEFNPSWKKILREWRERGVIVHLTMYGVHIDDAMPKLKEELKAGKDFLIVVGAEKVPRDVYELAHYNVAIGNQPHSEVAALAVFLDRLLDGEGLRKEFEGAKLKIIPQERGKRVIQLDG; encoded by the coding sequence ATGATAGTCGTTTTAAGACTCGGTCACAGGCCTGAGAGAGACAAGAGGATCACAACCCACGTCGCCCTAACGGCGAGGGCCTTCGGGGCTGATAAAATTATTATCTCGGCGGACGAGGACGAGCACGTCAGGGAGAGCGTCGAGGACGTTGTGAGGAGATGGGGAGGGCCGTTTGAGATAGAGTTTAACCCCAGCTGGAAGAAAATCCTGAGGGAGTGGCGCGAGAGGGGCGTTATAGTCCACCTGACGATGTACGGGGTGCACATAGACGACGCAATGCCGAAGCTTAAGGAGGAGCTGAAGGCCGGAAAGGACTTCCTCATCGTCGTCGGTGCCGAGAAGGTTCCGAGAGACGTTTACGAACTGGCCCACTACAACGTGGCAATTGGCAACCAGCCCCACAGTGAGGTTGCCGCTCTGGCGGTTTTCCTCGACAGGCTCCTCGACGGCGAGGGCCTCAGGAAGGAGTTCGAGGGGGCAAAGCTCAAAATCATTCCGCAGGAAAGGGGGAAGAGGGTAATCCAGCTCGACGGGTGA
- the pgsA gene encoding archaetidylinositol phosphate synthase: protein MVLNRYRENVRGYLEAIVKPLAKAGLTPNAVTVIGLLLSLLSAYLYYLREPRLAALTLLIGSLVDALDGTLARLTGKTSRFGAFLDSTFDRISDGTVLFGIALGSLADWRAAFLTFMGSYLVSYERCRAELAGSGKLAVGIAERAERLIILMLFSFLGAEYVRYGVYIVGILAWITVVQRFYVAYQRLK from the coding sequence ATGGTCCTCAACAGGTATCGGGAGAACGTCAGGGGCTACCTTGAGGCGATAGTTAAACCCCTCGCAAAGGCCGGGCTAACGCCGAACGCGGTTACTGTGATAGGCCTCCTACTAAGCCTGCTCTCGGCTTACCTCTACTACCTCCGCGAGCCGAGGTTAGCGGCTTTAACGCTCCTCATAGGCTCGCTCGTTGACGCCCTCGACGGAACGCTGGCGAGGCTGACCGGGAAGACGAGCCGCTTCGGGGCATTTCTCGACTCGACCTTCGACAGGATAAGCGACGGCACGGTGCTCTTTGGAATCGCGCTCGGAAGCCTCGCCGACTGGCGCGCTGCCTTCCTGACGTTCATGGGAAGCTACCTCGTCAGCTACGAGCGCTGCAGGGCCGAGTTAGCTGGCTCCGGAAAGCTCGCCGTTGGCATAGCCGAGAGGGCGGAGAGGCTGATAATCCTCATGCTATTTTCGTTCCTCGGGGCAGAATACGTTAGATATGGCGTCTACATCGTCGGAATACTCGCGTGGATAACCGTCGTCCAGAGGTTTTACGTCGCATATCAGAGGCTGAAGTGA
- a CDS encoding zinc metalloprotease: MRAGAKGELTYVGATYIGNFMDKELIFDIFDRVNRYLVRSDLPVRFLYLGKLEVGPGYLINIPVGDTHVKGYPLEAVIEALYARLLQELNKDETFPMRRIFGLTTFPLVSRNRYFHMYDKFLGFQQEILGMKIMVLSMKPFESNNRELMVERIFKGVLHELGHSFDLDHCTGECVMNPPATLREWDERPPAYCPSCMRKLQGAVSAEIVLKKGRGR; this comes from the coding sequence ATGCGAGCCGGGGCCAAGGGAGAACTAACCTACGTGGGAGCTACCTACATAGGAAACTTCATGGATAAAGAGCTCATATTTGACATCTTCGACAGGGTAAACCGCTATTTGGTCCGGAGCGATCTTCCCGTCAGGTTTCTCTACCTCGGAAAACTCGAGGTTGGCCCCGGTTACCTCATCAACATTCCTGTGGGAGATACGCACGTCAAGGGCTATCCCCTAGAGGCCGTAATTGAGGCCCTCTATGCCCGCCTTCTCCAGGAACTCAACAAGGACGAGACCTTTCCTATGAGACGCATCTTCGGCCTGACCACGTTCCCCCTCGTCTCGAGGAACAGGTACTTCCATATGTACGACAAGTTCCTCGGTTTTCAGCAGGAGATACTCGGCATGAAGATAATGGTCCTCTCCATGAAACCCTTTGAGTCGAACAACCGTGAACTGATGGTCGAGAGGATATTCAAGGGCGTCCTCCACGAGTTAGGTCACAGCTTTGATCTCGACCACTGCACCGGGGAGTGCGTTATGAACCCCCCAGCAACGCTTCGCGAATGGGATGAAAGGCCCCCCGCATACTGTCCCTCCTGCATGAGGAAACTTCAGGGGGCGGTCTCGGCGGAAATAGTGCTCAAAAAGGGAAGGGGTCGGTAA
- a CDS encoding DEAD/DEAH box helicase, with amino-acid sequence MSYLRRDLIEPRVYQEVIYARCKERNCLVVLPTGLGKTLIAMLIADYRLSKYGGKVLFLAPTKPLAMQHAESFRRLFNLPPEKINVLTGELSPEKRAELWRKSVVVTATPQTVENDILTGRISLEDVVLLVVDEAHRAVGNYAYVFIAREYLKTAKHPLVLGLTASPGSDEEKIREIVENLGIERIEVRTESSPDVKPYVHRIAFEWVRVELPGIYREVRKILREMLKDSLKPLADAGLVSSPSPDISKKEVLQAGSKINQAMAKGDYSAGYLKKHQAKAMKLHHAIELLETQGLTALRNYLKKLREDRSKSSRELMEDPRMRKVIYLLVQAKELGLDHPKMEKLKDLIKKQLERKPDSKIIVFTNYRDTGKKIVEELRNLGVSAERFIGQASRGTDRGMSQKEQKEVLDRFSRGEFNVLVATSVGEEGLDVPEVDLVVFYEPVPSAIRSIQRRGRTGRHRPGKVVILMAKGTRDEAYYWSSRRKEKGMFDAIKRVARELEKAQQKRGKIRERTKERVEMPSRSKITSLDAFLKVGKAKKAGGEVKETKESEKKNESQTPQIQEKRTAENRDKEIPIKPIFVKKPKGIVIYVDSRELRSGVPKILKELGAEIEVKTLDVADYVVSEEVGIERKSANDFIQSIIDGRLFDQVERLKRAYEKPVIIIEGELYGIRNVHPNAIRGAIASVTVDWGVPVLFSSGKEETAQFIYLLAKREQEERKKEVRLRSEKKALTLAERQRLIVEGLPNVSSTLAKRLLRHFGNVEKVFTATEEELKEVEGIGEKKAREIRKVITAPYVEDEG; translated from the coding sequence ATGTCCTATCTCCGCCGCGATTTAATCGAGCCCCGCGTTTACCAGGAGGTTATCTACGCCCGCTGTAAGGAGCGGAACTGCCTCGTCGTCCTGCCGACGGGCTTAGGAAAGACGCTCATAGCGATGCTCATAGCCGACTACAGGCTCTCGAAGTACGGGGGAAAAGTCCTCTTCTTGGCTCCGACCAAACCGCTGGCGATGCAGCACGCGGAGAGCTTCAGGCGACTCTTCAACCTTCCGCCCGAGAAGATTAACGTCCTCACCGGTGAGCTTTCCCCGGAGAAGCGCGCCGAGCTCTGGAGGAAGAGCGTGGTAGTAACCGCGACGCCCCAGACGGTTGAAAACGACATTCTGACTGGCAGGATTTCGCTTGAGGATGTCGTCCTGCTCGTTGTTGATGAGGCCCACAGAGCGGTGGGTAACTACGCCTACGTCTTCATAGCGAGGGAGTACCTCAAAACTGCAAAGCACCCGCTCGTTCTCGGCCTGACGGCCTCGCCGGGCAGTGACGAGGAGAAGATACGCGAGATAGTTGAGAACCTCGGGATAGAGCGCATCGAGGTTAGAACAGAGAGCTCACCCGATGTTAAGCCTTACGTCCATAGAATAGCCTTCGAGTGGGTTAGGGTTGAGCTCCCCGGAATCTACAGGGAGGTTCGAAAAATCCTGCGCGAGATGCTGAAGGATTCGTTAAAGCCCCTCGCCGATGCAGGCTTGGTCAGTTCTCCCTCGCCCGATATCTCGAAAAAGGAAGTCCTACAAGCGGGCTCGAAGATAAACCAGGCGATGGCCAAGGGGGACTACTCCGCCGGCTACCTCAAGAAGCACCAGGCCAAGGCCATGAAGCTCCACCACGCGATTGAACTCCTCGAAACGCAGGGGCTAACTGCACTCAGGAACTACCTCAAGAAGCTCCGCGAGGACCGCTCCAAGTCAAGCAGAGAGCTTATGGAAGACCCGCGTATGAGGAAGGTCATCTACCTACTCGTCCAGGCGAAGGAGCTCGGCCTCGACCATCCAAAGATGGAAAAGCTGAAGGACCTCATCAAAAAACAGCTTGAGCGGAAGCCCGACTCAAAGATAATCGTTTTTACAAACTACCGTGACACCGGTAAAAAGATAGTCGAGGAGCTCAGAAACCTAGGGGTTTCGGCGGAGCGCTTCATAGGGCAGGCGAGCAGGGGAACGGATAGGGGAATGAGTCAAAAGGAGCAGAAAGAAGTTTTAGATAGGTTCTCGCGCGGTGAGTTCAACGTTCTGGTTGCCACGAGCGTCGGGGAGGAAGGTTTGGACGTTCCGGAGGTTGATTTGGTCGTCTTCTACGAGCCCGTGCCGTCTGCAATAAGGAGCATACAGCGCCGTGGAAGAACAGGTCGTCACAGGCCCGGAAAAGTGGTAATTCTCATGGCTAAGGGAACGCGCGACGAGGCCTACTACTGGAGCTCCCGGAGGAAGGAAAAGGGCATGTTTGATGCAATAAAGCGCGTGGCAAGGGAACTCGAAAAGGCCCAGCAAAAGCGTGGTAAAATAAGGGAAAGGACCAAGGAGCGTGTTGAGATGCCCTCAAGGAGTAAGATAACCTCCCTCGATGCGTTCCTGAAGGTTGGGAAAGCCAAGAAAGCCGGAGGCGAAGTTAAGGAGACCAAAGAATCGGAGAAAAAGAACGAATCGCAGACACCGCAGATTCAAGAGAAGAGAACAGCGGAGAACAGGGACAAGGAAATCCCCATTAAGCCAATCTTTGTGAAGAAGCCGAAGGGGATAGTGATTTACGTTGACTCGCGCGAGCTGAGGAGCGGAGTGCCGAAGATTCTGAAGGAGCTCGGGGCGGAGATTGAGGTCAAAACATTAGACGTCGCCGATTACGTTGTCAGCGAGGAGGTGGGAATAGAGCGGAAAAGCGCCAACGACTTCATACAGTCAATCATAGACGGCAGGCTCTTCGACCAGGTTGAGAGGCTCAAGAGGGCCTACGAGAAGCCCGTGATAATCATCGAGGGCGAGCTCTACGGCATCAGGAACGTCCACCCCAACGCGATTAGGGGAGCCATAGCCTCTGTAACCGTTGACTGGGGTGTTCCAGTACTCTTCTCCTCGGGGAAGGAGGAAACGGCCCAGTTCATTTACCTCCTCGCCAAGCGCGAGCAGGAGGAGCGGAAGAAGGAAGTAAGGCTGAGGAGCGAGAAGAAAGCCCTAACCTTAGCTGAGAGACAGCGCCTCATCGTTGAAGGTCTCCCTAACGTCTCTTCAACCCTCGCCAAGCGCCTGCTGAGGCACTTCGGCAACGTCGAAAAGGTCTTCACCGCAACGGAGGAGGAGCTCAAAGAGGTCGAGGGCATTGGTGAGAAAAAGGCGAGGGAGATAAGGAAGGTTATCACTGCCCCCTATGTTGAGGACGAAGGGTGA
- a CDS encoding DUF5658 family protein, which translates to MKARTYLLLFILLALVDALTTWFGVRMGFVEANGVIAERLGSPTLFFGSYAFFTALGAGVIAVSIKLEKLNPAFKLVAVGMVVLKAIPAVNNVLLLAGISKSSVFLTTVEPLLKLASG; encoded by the coding sequence ATGAAGGCACGAACCTACCTGCTCCTCTTCATACTGCTCGCACTCGTTGATGCGCTCACAACGTGGTTTGGGGTTAGAATGGGCTTTGTCGAAGCCAACGGAGTAATAGCTGAAAGGCTCGGGAGCCCCACGCTCTTCTTCGGCAGCTACGCCTTCTTCACGGCACTCGGCGCGGGGGTTATAGCCGTTTCAATCAAGCTGGAAAAGCTCAACCCGGCCTTCAAGCTCGTGGCTGTTGGAATGGTAGTTCTCAAGGCGATTCCCGCGGTGAACAACGTTCTCCTCCTTGCTGGCATCTCAAAGTCAAGCGTCTTTCTCACGACAGTCGAGCCGCTGTTGAAACTGGCCTCAGGGTGA
- a CDS encoding segregation and condensation protein A gives MESRFETEITPVDILLQLVKMGKVDPWNIDIVDLTEKYIKMLREMRELDLRVSARAILAASILVRMKTEALLSEDEGEEEEKSEERIRVEVEPLAPPIRRSERYYTFDDLIEALMDALEEAERRKPRKRKKDNIEEQVFVVDDFRVDIEKHVHRLHGIVVKLYRETGKPIRFWDLVFDPSPKIVARTFLYLLFLSNMGKVDLIQEEPFGEILVLPLEEDRSRPA, from the coding sequence ATGGAATCGAGGTTTGAAACCGAGATAACGCCCGTCGATATCCTCCTCCAGCTCGTCAAGATGGGGAAGGTTGACCCCTGGAACATCGACATCGTTGATCTGACCGAGAAGTACATAAAGATGCTGCGCGAGATGAGGGAGCTCGACCTCAGGGTTTCTGCGAGGGCTATCCTAGCCGCCTCAATCCTCGTCAGGATGAAGACGGAGGCTCTGCTGAGCGAGGACGAGGGGGAGGAAGAGGAGAAAAGCGAGGAAAGGATCCGGGTTGAGGTTGAACCCCTCGCACCGCCAATAAGGAGATCGGAGCGCTACTATACCTTCGACGACCTCATTGAGGCACTCATGGATGCGCTGGAGGAAGCTGAGAGGAGGAAGCCCAGGAAGAGGAAAAAGGATAACATAGAGGAGCAGGTGTTCGTTGTCGACGACTTCCGCGTCGACATAGAGAAACACGTCCACCGACTGCACGGCATAGTGGTGAAGCTCTACCGTGAAACGGGGAAGCCAATAAGGTTCTGGGATCTCGTCTTCGACCCAAGCCCGAAGATAGTGGCGAGGACGTTCCTCTACCTGCTCTTCCTCTCGAACATGGGGAAGGTCGACCTCATTCAGGAGGAGCCCTTCGGGGAGATACTCGTCCTTCCTCTCGAGGAAGATCGCAGCCGGCCAGCGTGA